A genome region from Babesia bigemina genome assembly Bbig001, chromosome : I includes the following:
- a CDS encoding Ser/Thr protein kinase, putative — protein MLREASTSVSQQIRNDIECLIKLEGVSLYIVDRGFLSQGPEEEESEQSSIVFEASSGGNEAATACQLQVVITLSGCIHSVKRNRDTVITLGVEVPVEFPQGDIRVELIQISNAQKTFERTCINRLQAPSLEERSDSSEALGLRDRILSFYRYLQETVKQATVGSKREGNDGSLTPGEGNTSSHYCSDSSLSDESREILSSVTPSESVSLLSGRRHLDVYTGTRIESARLHKLLAMHSRYYREFDHQKVLGSGSFGCVTKVSRNGIAYALKQIPIYKNHGRTLHEEAAVLASLQHRYIVRYYDAWVEEPYDVIMSKFVGPEPRQGSHSLQFSYAGKNVHSPLFDSGSISLMGGFRVHSSLQRKIRLQNQVSREVNSHRNSKVRHVSSSRRKSKPVKYLFILMEYCAEDTLLNAVSDGRLLGKPQLAVELLRQILEALSYIHEKRIIHRDVKPSNIFLKSEDETLSIKLGDFGLTAKMRTDPSSMSTGVNPTGVVGTIHYMSPEQERGCPYDEKVDIFAAGVVFFEMLSPPFSTTMERSEVLSSFSTTEKKWPSEFQSRVETRVFKVLESMLSVDPTKRPSASQLLQSELFACFKLDTWTLYQVVSQYPHSMESTQLLASMFGRNETADSTFSYFNRLPDDSASSSYVNVELLRRYSQELGRRGAIRFEAPLFVVASADEDDPQSELEYHLLLNDGRTCQLRTCILSALAEYIPPVFLIVMRRWYWGKAYTRDPAGGHHPCESWRCAYNIIADYSILLQEIGSCSDALDTFFTAELIYTAVRPLIRFVPSSVTVEWTYEHFACRILEEGVGLHGRWLEGVRHLIVENAKRTNVMKQRLAEYLRAVSVPGFTSESLCSCVSQIAALLSTGVVSPVGDYMNSIARTLHSFGREVMQFNALARHLQSMERYLTLKDCEFVFVPLGFAPWHESKYTNFSFNVKYTVGKRVFDGLVGGGCINSLLPQRKGTIFGPPQRNAFGFEVILDPLISHFLQQEASILGKSGMVGLQCGYQLFPQVLICISIQDVVHRAVSLEHGMYKAGIVVEKQLGYPSSVRKLRKHISGGLLPLSRLEVLVIVKHWTGSSASGAATTETGKFEATYPPTDVQYKLIFVHTGNEMILWDEREVLNQVCQHVYRRYL, from the exons ATGTTGCGGGAAGCGTCGACATCGGTCAGCCAGCAGATCCGGAACGATATAGAATGCCTCATAAAGCTCGAAGGCGTGTCGCTATATATCGTGGACCGAGGATTCTTATCGCAGGGCCCAGAGGAGGAGGAATCGGAACAGTCATCCATTGTGTTTGAGGCGTCTAGTGGTGGTAACGAAGCCGCTACGGCATGCCAGTTGCAGGTGGTAATCACGCTATCAGGCTGCATTCACAGCGTTAAACGCAACCGAGATACCGTCATCACGCTGGGAGTGGAGGTGCCGGTGGAGTTCCCGCAGGGCGACATCAGGGTTGAACTTATACAGATATCCAATGCCCAGAAAACGTTCGAGCGAACATGCATCAACCGGCTTCAAGCGCCTTCCTTGGAGGAACGTAGTGATTCGTCGGAGGCTCTGGGGCTGCGTGACCGGATACTGTCATTCTACCGGTACCTTCAGGAGACTGTCAAGCAGGCAACAGTTGGAAGTAAGCGTGAGGGCAACGACGGCTCATTAACGCCGGGGGAGGGAAACACGTCATCGCACTACTGCAGCGATTCAAGCCTAAGCGATGAGTCGCGCGAGATTTTGTCGTCTGTCACTCCGTCTGAGAGCGTGAGCCTGCTGTCCGGACGTCGACACCTCGACGTCTATACGGGCACGCGGATCGAGTCAGCGAGGTTGCACAAACTGCTAGCGATGCACTCGCGGTACTACCGAGAGTTCGATCACCAGAAGGTGCTTGGCTCAGGCTCTTTCGGTTGCGTGACGAAGGTCTCTCGCAACGGGATCGCGTACGCCTTGAAGCAGATCCCAATCTACAAGAACCACGGGAGGACGCTGCATGAGGAAGCCGCGGTTCTGGCGAGCTTGCAGCATCGATATATCGTACGGTACTACGACGCGTGGGTCGAGGAGCCATATGACGTCATCATGTCAAAATTCGTAGGACCGGAACCCCGGCAGGGCAGCCACAGCCTGCAGTTCAGCTACGCTGGCAAGAACGTACATTCTCCACTCTTCGACAGTGGTTCCATCTCCCTCATGGGAGGTTTTAGAGTGCACTCTTCTTTGCAGCGCAAGATCAGACTGCAAAACCAGGTCAGCCGGGAGGTCAACAGCCACCGCAACTCCAAGGTACGGCACGTCAGTAGCAGCAGGCGGAAGTCGAAGCCGGTGAAGTACCTGTTCATACTCATGGAGTACTGCGCGGAGGATACCCTCCTCAATGCGGTGTCGGACGGCCGCCTGCTGGGgaagccgcagctggcggtCGAGCTGTTACGGCAGATCCTTGAGGCGCTGAGCTACATCCACGAAAAACGGATTATTCACCGCGACGTGAAGCCTTCCAACATCTTCCTGAAATCGGAGGATGAAACGCTATCGATCAAGCTCGGCGACTTCGGACTGACGGCGAAGATGCGGACCGACCCGTCGTCCATGTCGACAGGCGTGAATCCCACTGGCGTGGTTGGCACGATCCACTACATGTCGCCGGAGCAGGAGCGCGGATGCCCCTACGACGAAAAGGTGGACATCTTCGCCGCGGGGGTGGTGTTTTTCGAGATGCTCTCGCCGCCGTTCAGCACGACCATGGAGCGCTCGGAGGTGCTCTCGTCGTTCTCGACGACCGAGAAGAAGTGGCCGTCGGAGTTCCAGTCGCGCGTAGAGACACGCGTGTTCAAAGTGCTGGAGTCGATGCTCAGCGTGGACCCAACTAAACGGCCTTCCGCGAGCCAGCTGCTTCAGAGCGAGCTCTTCGCATGCTTCAAGCTGGACACGTGGACGTTGTACCAGGTGGTGTCCCAGTACCCGCATTCCATGGAGTCCACACAGCTGCTGGCCTCGATGTTTGGCCGCAACGAGACGGCGGATTCCACGTTCTCGTACTTCAATAGGCTGCCGGACGACTCGGCCAGTAGCAGCTACGTCAacgtggagctgctgcggcggtacTCGCAGGAGTTGGGGCGTAGGGGAGCGATACGCTTCGAAGCGCCCCTCTTTGTGGTGGCGAGtgcggacgaggacgaCCCACAAAGTGAATTGGAATACCACCTGCTTCTCAACGACGGTCGGACGTGCCAGTTGCGGACCTGCATTCTGTCGGCACTGGCGGAGTACATCCCGCCGGTGTTTCTGATAGTGATGCGCCGTTGGTACTGGGGAAAGGCGTACACCAGGGACCCCGCGGGAGGACACCATCCGTGCGAGTCGTGGCGCTGCGCCTACAACATCATCGCAGACTACAGCATCCTGCTCCAGGAAATAGGGTCCTGCTCCGACGCCCTCGACACGTTCTTCACAGCCGAGCTCATATACACCGCAGTGCGGCCGCTCATTCGGTTTGTGCCGAGCTCAGTGACGGTGGAGTGGACATACGAGCACTTCGCGTGCCGGATACTAGAGGAAGGCGTGGGACTGCATggcaggtggttggagggagTGAGGCATTTGATTGTGGAGAACGCGAAGCgcaccaacgtgatgaagcAGCGGCTGGCTGAATATCTGCGCGCCGTTTCCGTGCCAGGGTTCACTTCCGAGTCGCTGTGCAGTTGCGTCTCACAGATTGCCGCCCTGCTGTCCACGGGAGTGGTGTCCCCCGTGGGTGACTACATGAACTCCATCGCACGCACGCTGCACAGTTTCGGGCGCGAGGTCATGCAGTTCAACGCCCTCGCCCGGCATTTGCAGTCCATGGAGCGCTATCTCACCCTGAAGGACTGCGAGTTCGTGTTCGTCCCGTTGGGGTTCGCACCTTGGCACGAGAGCAAGTACACCAACTTCAGTTTCAACGTGAAGTACACGGTAGGTAAGCGGGTGTTCGACGGACTGGTGGGCGGAGGCTGCATCAACTCGTTGTTGCCGCAGCGCAAGGGCACAATATTCGGACCGCCGCAGCGGAACGCGTTTGGGTTCGAGGTGATACTGGACCCGCTAATATCGCACTTCCTCCAGCAGGAGGCGTCGATACTCGGGAAGAGCGGAATGGTGGGACTGCAGTGCGGCTACCAGCTGTTCCCGCAGGTGCTCATATGCATTTCCATCCAGGACGTTGTGCACCGGGCCGTTTCACTGGAGCACGGCATGTACAAGGCCGGCATCGTGGTGGAAAAGCAGCTCGGGTACCCCAGCAGCGTCCGCAAGCTGAGGAAGCACATCTCCGGCGGGCTACTGCCGCTGTCGAGGCTCGAGGTGCTCGTCATCGTCAAGCACTGGacaggcagctccgccaGCGGGGCCGCAACGACGGAAACGGGCAAATTCGAGGCCACTTACCCGCCGACGGATGTACAGTACAAGCTTATTTTCGTCCACACGGGCAACGAAATG ATTCTATGGGACGAGCGTGAGGTGTTGAACCAGGTGTGCCAGCATGTATACAGGCGCTACTTGTAA
- a CDS encoding WD domain/ mitotic checkpoint protein, putative has protein sequence MLVPIDDPPTDVISRVLFGRSRNHLSVASWDKTLRLYHVDDANRARVLRRCSWNSPVLDCAFLQDDRKVAFGDLDKKVNVFDVETGKVVTLGSHNAPVRCVQYHNRLNVVISGGWDKRLRAFDVRIAAKRPVAEVEIYGKVHCMDLLNNTLVVGDSMKRVYIYDISRGFSGFATPETKDGVLKFQFRSIKCFPDNRGFALGSIEGRVAWEYFSKLPESVSQQYAFKCHRKKTMPDSDVAYAVNSIDFHPRYGTFVTGGADGLVCAWDGLSRKRLWRTTTLPTSVSSVSFNNTGEKLAIAVSDIYQLEGEPAARPCVLVRGINSDECKPRNYAK, from the exons ATGTTGGTACCTATAGATGACCCGCCGACCGACGTGATATCGCGCGTCCTCTTCGGCCGCTCGCGCAATCACCTGTCGGTCGCCTCCTGGGACAAG ACGCTGAGGCTCTACCACGTCGACGACGCGAACCGCGCACGTGTCTTGCGAAGATGCTCGTGGAACAGCCCGGTGCTCGACTGTGCCTTCCTGCAGGACGACCGAAAGGTCGCCTTCGGAGATCTCGACAAGAAAGTGAACGTCTTTGACGTGGAAACCGGCAAGGTGGTCACGCTGGGCAGCCATAACGCCCCCGTGCGCTGCGTCCAGTACCACAACAGACTGA ATGTCGTCATAAGCGGCGGCTGGGACAAGCGCCTGCGCGCATTCGACGTGCGCATTGCCGCCAAGAGGCCCGTCGCAGAGGTAGAAATATACGGCAAGGTGCACTGCATGGATCTGCTGAACAACACGCTGGTCGTCGGCGACTCCATGAAGCGG GTTTACATATACGACATATCGCGCGGATTCAGCGGGTTCGCGACGCCGGAGACCAAAGA CGGAGTCCTCAAGTTCCAGTTCCGCTCAATCAAATGCTTCCCCGACAACCGCGGGTTCGCACTCGGCTCCATTGAAGGACGGGTGGCCTGGGAGTACTTCTCCAAGCTGCCTGAGTCCGTATCGCAGCAGTACGCATTCAAGTGCCACCGCAAGAAGACCATGCCCGACTCAGACGTCGCCTACGCCGTGAACAGCATCGACTTCCACCCGCGGTACGGGACATTCGTGACTGGGGGCGCAGACGGGCTCGTGTGCGCCTGGGACGGCCTGAGCCGCAAGCGTCTGTGGAGGACCACCACCCTACCAACGTCAGTCTCCTCGGTCTCGTTCAACAACACCGGCGAAAAGCTGGCAATCGCAGTATCGGACATCTACCAGCTGGAGGGCGAGCCGGCGGCCCGGCCCTGTGTGTTGGTGCGCGGCATCAACAGCGACGAGTGCAAGCCGCGCAATTACGCGAAATAA
- a CDS encoding WD domain, G-beta repeat containing protein, putative, which yields MAYNVSSLVTALSESRRFTSFASDSFRLLPSRQLIISQHGDTLFALPRPRSDKTEDLLLSEDFVQGEGREVAQDYFQRLAVEDRSAVCLLDANEENLYNETARSSKCVYSAGGLAAYAVNHAEDTLAVALCSGILALYDIVHEGSAVSLKINREFKTNTRNVTQICFDSSDAYVACGSVDGAVVVFHEGAPFAAFHHQQGHISVLRFYPKGLRLLAGTQNGDIVMYCLKHKAPIATFQDHLSEVNDIAFLIAEDDAQSGFVSCARDSYVCFWSLDVKKKDVKGAVASHNVLVKKPFKRLMQFESVIGISIVNQGLKNKGTAPWALFVATESGVLRLIDPITEKALLKRTAVYGQGDELRSATLCKASNDIVVLGSAGTLAFYSVNLELQHQLLCNVDGAFQFHLFQGPLAVDARALRRPQAEGTTRSDAPAVGNEGSVPDSTKKPSKKKASKSADKNADTRGSSAKDAMDVDSPAESGDTKNEVHSALGKVGAETRAGARDLQFSQQDWLHSLEWLNSQVAKCVPVVFILCGDDAIRLLALDGWGSCVTLGLANEKHRHMDTVLSIAYSQSGNILASGGKDERVLIWDLRTLTAVITIPLDGLNVACIALPSGISTDTTTFRLIATGNNVMKSFDVPTSWALSAPDASTVLSACSKQPLSIANAAATAVKHKKPINAVAFSHNRKVIASAGSDKIVVIYAAENLIVKGECVGHRRSVLSVAFTTVNKTVVSASIDLTIKIWNLNDFSCIKTLQGHTKAVMRVVVLPNDLQLLSVGMDGLVKVWNIKTSDCIFTADNHSDKVRYNRRLCGISVQVWNVEVAGSNLMTISGNGVLIWWRDVSAEVEAKKLMDEREEELKRTQVECLAADGKYSEALCLAMELRKPLMASKILQRRASNQLFRVEKEMPQDDLFRSWVAHLKKVEDRKKMLTIAFDFVQLWVSKGSTSWMANCLLGELIAQFTPTELFVVEGMAQRIESILSHQSSHLTRFLNLSEKSHLLDILLGYNKELSAGLNAVKISHNILYK from the exons ATGGCTTACAATGTGTCGTCCCTCGTGACCGCGCTGTCGGAGAGTCGCAGGTTTACCAGTTTCGCAAGCGACAGCTTCCGCCTTCTCCCGTCGCGGCAGCTCATCATATCGCAGCATGGCGACACGCTGTTCGCGCTGCCGCGCCCGAGGAGCGACAAGACCGaggacctgctgctgagcgaGGACTTCGTTCAGGGCGAAGGCAGAGAGGTGGCGCAGGACTACTTCCAGCGGCTGGCCGTCGAGGACCGCTCCGCGGTGTGTCTGCTGGACGCCAACGAGGAGAATCTCTATAACGAGACTGCGCGTTCGTCGAAATGCGTTTACTCGGCGGGTGGATTGGCGGCGTATGCCGTGAACCACGCGGAGGACACGCTCGCCGTGGCCCTGTGCAGCGGCATACTGGCGCTCTACGACATTGTTCATGAGGGATCTGCCGTGTCCCTCAAGATTAATCGCGAGTTCAAG ACCAACACCCGTAACGTGACCCAAATCTGCTTCGACTCGTCGGACGCCTACGTCGCGTGTGGAAGTGTGGACGGAGCAGTCGTCGTGTTCCACGAAGGCGCGCCTTTCGCTGCGTTCCACCACCAGCAGGGCCACATCAGCGTTCTGCGGTTCTATCCGAAGGGCTTGCGGCTGCTCGCCGGGACGCAAAATGGCGACATCGTGATGTATTGCCTGAAACACAAGGCGCCGATTGCGACGTTCCAGGACCACCTGAGCGAGGTGAACGACATCGCGTTCCTCATTGCTGAGGACGATGCGCAATCCGGGTTCGTGTCGTGCGCCCGGGACTCCTACGTGTGCTTCTGGAGCCTTGACGTGAAGAAAAAGGACGTCAAGGGCGCGGTGGCCTCGCACAACGTGTTAGTCAAGAAGCCCTTCAAGCGTCTGATGCAATTCGAGAGTGTGATCGGGATATCGATTGTCAACCAGGGCCTGAAGAATAAGGGTACTGCGCCGTGGGCGCTTTTCGTAGCCACCGAGTCCGGCGTGCTGAGGCTCATAGACCCCATAACGGAGAAAGCGCTTCTGAAAAGAACCGCCGTGTACGGCCAAGGGGACGAGCTGAGGTCGGCCACGCTGTGCAAAGCGTCCAACGATATAGTGGTGCTGGGATCCGCAGGTACTCTGGCGTTCTACTCCGTCAACCTGGAGCTCCAGCACCAGCTGCTGTGCAACGTAGATGGCGCATTCCAGTTCCACTTGTTCCAAGGGCCGCTTGCGGTGGACGCCCGTGCGCTGAGAAGGCCGCAGGCAGAGGGCACCACGCGGAGCGACGCGCCTGCCGTCGGCAACGAAGGTAGCGTCCCGGACTCTACGAAGAAACCTTCCAAGAAGAAGGCGTCGAAATCCGCCGACAAAAATGCAGACACGcgtggcagcagcgcaaaGGATGCGATGGACGTGGACTCCCCCGCGGAATCTGGTGACACCAAAAATGAGGTGCACTCTGCATTGGGAAAGGTTGGCGCCGAGACCAGGGCAGGTGCTCGGGATCTGCAGTTCTCGCAGCAAGATTGGCTGCACTCGCTCGAGTGGTTGAACAGCCAAGTCGCTAAGTGCGTGCCGGTGGTCTTCATCCTCTGCGGCGATGACGCCATTCGTCTGCTCGCGCTCGACGGCTGGGGCAGCTGCGTCACCCTCGGGCTGGCCAACGAAAAGCACCGTCacatggacacggtgcTGTCGATAGCGTACTCGCAGAGTGGCAACATCTTGGCATCCGGTGGCAAGGACGAGCGCGTGCTCATATGGGACCTGAGGACGCTCACGGCGGTCATCACGATCCCCCTCGATGGTCTGAACGTGGCCTGTATCGCACTGCCCAGCGGAATCAGCACGGACACAACCACCTTCAGGCTGATAGCCACGGGCAACAACGTAATGAAGTCCTTCGATGTGCCGACGTCCTGGGCCCTATCGGCTCCAGATGCGTCCACCGTCCTCTCGGCGTGCTCCAAGCAGCCCCTGTCGATCGCCAACGCGGCTGCCACTGCGGTGAAACACAAAAAGCCGATAAATGCAGTTGCCTTTTCGCACAACAGGAAG GTGATCGCCTCGGCGGGCAGTGACAAGATCGTGGTGATATACGCGGCAGAGAACCTTATTGTGAAGGGCGAATGCGTGGGACACCGCCGATCGGTGCTGTCGGTGGCATTCACTACCGTCAACAAAACCGTCGTCAGCGCCTCGATCGACTTGACCATTAAGATATGGAACCTCAACGACTTCAGCTGCATCAAGACGCTACAG GGCCACACCAAGGCTGTGATGCGCGTCGTGGTGCTGCCGAAcgacctgcagctgctgtcggTCGGCATGGACGGCCTGGTGAAGGTGTGGAACATCAAAACGTCGGATTGCATATTCACGGCAGACAACCACTCGGATAAGGTGCGGTATAATCGACGTCTCTGTGGCATATCGGTGCAGGTGTGGAATGTTGAGGTTGCGGGTTCCAACCTGATGACCATCTCGGGCAACGGCGTGCTAATCTGGTGGCGCGACGTGTCGGCTGAGGTGGAGGCGAAGAAGCTGATGGACGAGCGTGAGGAGGAGCTGAAGCGCACCCAGGTGGAGTGCCTGGCTGCGGACGGCAAGTACAGCGAAGCTCTGTGCCTCGCCATGGAGCTGCGCAAGCCCTTAATGGCTAGCAAGATTTTGCAGCGGCGCGCTTCAAACCAGCTCTTCCGCGTTGAGAAGGAGATGCCGCAGGACGATCTTTTCAGGTCATGGGTTGCGCACCTCAAGAAGGTGGAGGACAGGaagaagatgctgaccatcGCGTTCGACTTCGTTCAGCTGTGGGTGTCCAAGGGCTCCACCAGCTGGATGGCCAACTGCCTGCTGGGCGAGCTGATCGCCCAGTTCACGCCCACCGAGCTGTTTGTGGTGGAGGGCATGGCGCAGCGCATCGAGAGCATCCTGTCGCACCAGTCGTCCCACCTCACGCGCTTCCTGAACCTCTCCGAGAAATCGCACCTGCTTGACATTTTGCTCGGGTACAACAAAGAGCTGTCTGCCGGCCTGAACGCAGTCAAGATCTCCCACAACATCCTGTATAAGTGA
- a CDS encoding WD domain, G-beta repeat containing protein, putative → MDSEKLLFYEALLQQLHDDDLEDAAASIKQKLKIEPNGLLRRNHLFDLFRNNAYLSSRVVAAAGGSDVQTAENAYELRLQDVLDEAHQSSAPQDKPYRLTGFAPFCDFPTYRPCRCVAESHDGSLMATAGAGGALHVIPTMPANGEAIRRKPNWQNTTRLQGHQEQIDAIDFHPRRNIIASGGAGCNILIHDVSIANGFVHSVTDIQRLSDSSQIRCLRFHPCGDFLVVGTSSPVVRLYDITTRACYTSNQSRRQHQGGSINGCDVLHTGGLIFTAGDDGSILMWDGKNLDVLRTMEGVHGGSPVLSVRCEKYGRYLTSSGQDGTTKVTDLRMMRELTSVGRVSRGVMRASSDFMFNSRFVTTFSVVQTGRRVTNEVLVYCVDTGSQEADISSIMGRAAVFDVLASKHDMALYLLIDDSSCKVISFFEPPA, encoded by the exons atggacAGCGAGAAGCTGCTATTCTACGAGgctctgctgcagcagctccacgaCGATGA CCTGGAGGACGCCGCCGCAAGCATAAAGCAGAAGCTGAAGATAGAGCCCAACGGGTTGCTGCGGAGGAACCACCTGTTCGACCTCTTCCGGAACAATGCCTACCTCTCCTCTCGGGTGGTGGCCGCCGCGGGCGGCAGCGACGTGCAGACGGCTGAAAATGC GTACGAGCTGCGGCTCCAGGATGTTCTGGACGAGGCGCACCAGAGTAGCGCTCCGCAAGATAAGCCGTACAGGCTCACCGGGTTCGCGCCATTCTGCGACTTCCCCACGTATAGG CCTTGCCGATGCGTCGCAGAGTCACACGACGGCAGCCTCATGGCGACGGCTGGCGCGGGCGGGGCGCTGCACGTCATTCCGACCATGCCCGCCAACGGAGAGGCTATACGAAG AAAACCCAATTGGCAGAACACCACCCGGCTACAGGGGCACCAGGAGCAGATCGATGCAATTGACTTCCATCCCAGGCGGAACATAATCGCATCGGGTGGCGCGGGGTGCAATATCTTGATCCACGACGTCAGCATAGCGAACGGATTCGTTCATTCAGTCACCGATATAC AGAGGCTGAGTGACTCGTCGCAGATTCGTTGTCTGCGCTTCCATCCCTGCGGTGATTTCCTGGTTGTGGGCACCTCAAGCCCGGTGGTGCGCCTGTACGATATAACCACGCGAGCATGCTACACCTCCAACCAGTCGCGCCGGCAGCACCAGGGCGGCAGCATCAACGGCTGCGACGTGCTGCATACGGGAGGCCTCATATTCACGGCGGGAGACGACGGATCTATATTG ATGTGGGACGGGAAGAACCTCGACGTGCTACGCACCATGGAAGGCGTGCACGGCGGCAGCCCCGTGCTGTCGGTGCGCTGCGAAAAATACGGGCGCTACCTCACCTCCAGCGGGCAAGACGGAACCACGAAGGTCACAGATCTACGGATGATGCGAGAG CTCACGTCGGTGGGCCGCGTCAGCCGCGGCGTTATGCGCGCATCCTCTGACTTCATGTTCAACTCACGATTTGTCACGACCTTTTCGGTCGTGCAGACAG GCCGGCGTGTTACGAACGAGGTGTTGGTGTACTGCGTTGACACTGGATCGCAGGAGGCGGATATCAGCAGCATCATGGGCCG AGCTGCAGTTTTCGACGTCCTGGCGTCCAAGCACGATATGGCCTTGTACCTGCTGATCGACGATAGCAGCTGCAAGGTTATCAGTTTCTTCGAACCCCCGGCGTAG